Proteins from one Setaria italica strain Yugu1 chromosome V, Setaria_italica_v2.0, whole genome shotgun sequence genomic window:
- the LOC101760577 gene encoding protein MOR1 isoform X2: MSTEDEKLLKEAKKLPWDERLQHKNWKVRNDANIDLAALCDSITDPKDARLREFGPLFKKTVADSNAPVQEKALDALLAFQRAADADASRYAKEVCDAIVAKCLTGRPKTVEKAQAAFLLWVELEAAEVFLESMEKAVKNKVAKAVVPAIDVMFQALSEFGTKVVPPKKILKMLPELFDHPDQNVRASSKGLTLELCRWIGKEPVKSILFEKMRDTMKKELEAELANVSGLAKPTRKIRSEQEKELEEEAVVETTGANTSEEAAADAPVEIDEYDLVDPVDILTPLEKSGFWDGVKATKWSERRDAVAELTKLASAKKIAPGDFHEICRTLKKLITDVNLAVSVEATQAIGNLAKGLRAHFSGNARMLLPVLLEKLKEKKPTMTEALSQTLQAMHTSGCFTLIDVIEDVRVAVKNKVPLVRSLTLTWVAFCIETSNKANVLKLHKEYVPICMECLNDGTPEVRDASFSVLTAIAKMVGMKPLERSLEKLDDVRKKKLSDMIGSASETVLSSGTAPIPTSGAATSARGAADSLSMKRSAASMLSGKKPVQAAVAAKKSGPSKSTASKKTDGGSQSKTSAAPEIEDVEPAEMSLEEIEERLGSVVKAETISQLKSTVWKERLEAIGMLKQEVESLTELDKSAELLIRLLCAVPGWSEKNVQVQQQVIEVIAHISSTVNKFPKRCVVLCLLGISERVADIKTRAHAMKCLTAFCEAVGPGFVFERLYKITKEHKNPKVLSEGILWMVSAVEDFGISNLKLKDMIDFCKDIGLQSSAAATRNATIKLIGMLHKFVGPDIKGFLSDVKPALLSALDAEYEKNPFEGAAAPPKRTVRVLDTASSTSAGPSDGLPREDISAKITPTLLKNLGSPDWKVRLESIDSVNKIVEEAHKRIQPTGTVDLFTALRGRLYDSNKNLVMATLSTIGGLASAMGPSVEKSSKGILADVLKCLGDNKKHMRECTLTALDSWVAAAQLDKMVPYIIVTLGDQKTGSEGRKDLFDWLSKHVSKMGDPSEALPLLKPSASSLMDKSSEVRKAAESFMNEILKICGQEVVGRNLKDLPSPTLAIVAERLKLTTVHEGFSESVKMVTTSMSLPSKAGLKSSKHGPNDRGSNVGKPVSQRGLPARASVTMVSSQDHLQSQALFNIRDSNKEERERRVLVRKFKFEEPRREQIDELKIDLFKHFREDVSLRLWNSDFKRQIDGIELLQKALPSSGKEVIELLDILLRWFVLRFCESNTTCLLKVLDFLPELFDLLKDQSYMLTEAEAAIFLPCLMEKSGHNIEKVREKMGELIKQMVNIYSLPKLLPYVLEGLRSKNNRTRIECVDIIGYFMDHHGTEVGGLMKNLPSVAALTAERDGEIRKAALNTLATAYKNLGDDVWRYVGKLSDAQRSMLDDRFKWKAREMEKRREGRPGDARAALRRSVRENGSDVAEQSGEVVSRSVAGSMISRDNFGYADAHMNRHMVPRQMPAATGPADWREALEIVALGLPEQSVEGMKVICHELTQAADPESSVLEDLIKEADRLVSCLAVMVPKTFNFSLSGASSRSCKYVLNTLMQTFQIKRLAHAVKEGTLDNLITELLLWLLDERVPLMDDGSQLLKALNVLMLKILDNAERTSSFVVLITLLRPLDPSRWPSPTPTESLAVKNQKFSDLVVKCLIKLTKVLQSTIYEVDLDRILQSIHIYLQELGMEEIRKRAGADDKPLRMVKTVLHELVKLRGTAIKGHLSMVPIDAEPQPIILAYIDLNLQTLAAARMLTPSGPMGQTHWGDAASNSPNPSTHSADAQLKQELAAVFKKIGDKQTCTIGLYELYRITQLYPKVDIFSQLQNASEAFRTYIRDGLAQVEKNAAAGRTPSSLPLSTPPPIAAIPSPKFAPSPVHTKSISGKTESNEDDASAEAQQAFRGDDSRLHSMDQQTDRYQTSGTLDALRERMKSIQAAAVGHFDGSQARPLASMNGSNMLHAGTQLDGEPQQQSNIPPMDERALSGLQARMERLKSGSMEPL, from the exons atGTCGACGGAGGACGAGAAGCTCCTCAAGGAGGCGAAGAAGCTGCCGTGGGACGAGCGGCTGCAGCATAAGAACTGGAAGGTGAGGAATGACGCGAACATCGATCTCGCCGCCCTCTGCGACTCGATCACCGACCCCAaggacgcccgcctccgcgagTTCG GGCCATTGTTTAAGAAGACGGTTGCTGATTCCAATGCGCCGGTGCAGGAGAAGGCGCTGGACGCCCTTCTCGCATTCCAGCGAGCTGCTGATGCCGACGCTTCAAG ATATGCCAAGGAGGTTTGTGATGCGATCGTGGCCAAGTGCCTCACTGGCCGACCGAAGACTGTAGAAAAGGCTCAAGCTGCATTCCTCCTATGGGTGGAACTGGAGGCAGCAGAGGTCTTCCTT GAATCCATGGAGAAGGCTGTGAAGAACAAAGTGGCTAAAGCAGTTGTACCTGCTATTGATGTGATGTTTCAAGCACTCAG TGAATTTGGAACTAAGGTAGTTCCACCCAAAAAGATTCTGAAGATGCTTCCTGAGCTGTTTGATCATCCAGACCAGAATGTCCGGGCTTCTTCTAAGGGTTTGACACTAGAACTTTGTCGGTGGATTGGCAAAGAGCCTGTAAAGTCTATTTTATTTGAGAAGATGAGAGATACTATG AAAAAGGAGTTGGAAGCAGAATTGGCAAACGTCTCCGGACTTGCTAAGCCAACTCGAAAAATAAG ATCTGAACAAGAAAaggagctcgaggaggaggcTGTGGTGGAGACAACCGGGGCTAACACTTCTGAAGAGGCTGCAGCAGATG CCCCTGTGGAGATCGATGAATACGACCTTGTTGATCCTGTAGATATTTTAACCCCACTAGAAAAATCTGGATTCTGGGATGGTGTG AAAGCGACTAAATGGTCAGAGAGAAGGGATGCTGTGGCGGAGTTAACTAAGCTTGCTTCGGCCAAAAAAATTGCTCCTGGCGATTTTCATGAAATCTGCCGGACACTGAAGAAG CTCATCACAGATGTTAATTTGGCTGTCTCGGTGGAAGCTACTCAGGCAATAGGGAATTTAGCTAAAGGTTTAAGAGCCCATTTTTCTGGAAATGCACGGATGCTTCTTCCAGTTTTGCTT GAAAAGTTGAAAGAAAAAAAGCCGACGATGACGGAAGCACTATCTCAAACACTTCAAGCGATGCACACGTCTGGCTGTTTTACACTTATTGACGTGATTGAAG ATGTTCGGGTGGCTGTAAAAAATAAGGTCCCTCTTGTTCGTTCCTTAACACTGACCTGGGTTGCATTTTGCATTGAAACAAGCAATAAAGCAAATGTACTAAAGTTGCACAAGGAATATGTTCCTATCTGCATGGAG TGCTTGAATGATGGTACACCAGAAGTACGAGACGCTTCATTTTCTGTTTTGACTGCCATTGCCAAG ATGGTTGGTATGAAACCCTTGGAACGATCGCTGGAGAAATTAGACGATGTGAGGAAAAAGAAACTGTCAGATATGATTGGTTCTGCCAGTGAGACTGTTTTGAGTTCAGGGACAG CGCCTATCCCAACTTCAGGAGCTGCCACATCTGCTCGCGGG GCTGCAGATAGCTTGTCCATGAAGAGATCTGCTGCAAGCATGCTTAGTGGAAAGAAGCCCGTGCAGGCAGCG GTTGCTGCTAAGAAATCTGGACCATCAAAATCCACTGCATCAAAAAAGACAGATGGTGGATCACAGTCAAAGACATCTGCTGCTCCTGAGATTGAAGATGTGGAG CCGGCAGAGATGAGTTTGGAGGAAATAGAAGAGAGGTTAGGATCCGTTGTGAAAGCTGAGACAATTTCCCAATTGAAGAGCACTGTCTGGAAAGAGCGGCTTGAAG CTATTGGCATGCTCAAGCAGGAGGTGGAAAGTCTTACAGAACTTGATAAGTCTGCTGAACTTCTGATTCGTTTGTTGTGCGCTGTGCCTGGATGGAGTGAAAAGAATGTTCAG GTACAACAACAAGTTATAGAGGTCATCGCCCATATTTCCTCGACTGTAAACAAATTTCCAAAGCGCTGTGTGGTTCTATGCCTTCTTG GCATAAGTGAAAGGGTTGCTGATATAAAAACACGGGCCCATGCAATGAAATGTCTCACTGCCTTTTGTGAGGCTGTAGGTCCAGGATTTGTGTTTGAGAGG CTATACAAAATAACAAAGGAGCACAAGAATCCCAAGGTTCTTAGTGAGGGTATTCTTTGGATGGTCTCTGCTGTAGAAGATTTTGGGATCTCTAATTTGAAGCTAAAG GACATGATTGATTTTTGCAAAGACATCGGTCTTCAATCAAGTGCTGCTGCAACAAGAAATGCTACTATAAAACTAATTGGGATGCTACATAAGTTTGTGGGACCAG ACATCAAGGGCTTTTTAAGTGATGTTAAACCTGCACTTCTAAGTGCCCTGGATGCTGAATATGAAAAAAATCCTTTTGAG GGTGCCGCTGCTCCTCCGAAGAGAACAGTAAGAGTTTTGGACACTGCATCTTCTACATCTGCTGGCCCGTCTGATGGGCTGCCACGGGAAGACATTAGTGCTAAGATAACGCCTACTTTACTAAAAAATTTGGGCAGTCCTGACTGGAAG GTACGACTAGAGTCCATTGATTCAGTCAACAAAATTGTGGAGGAGGCCCATAAACGCATCCAGCCTACAGGAACAG TTGACCTGTTCACTGCACTTAGAGGCCGTCTTTATGACAGCAACAAAAATTTAGTAATGGCAACCTTGTCCACTATTGGTGGTCTTGCATCTGCTATGGGCCCTTCTGTTGAAAAATCAAGCAAG GGTATTTTGGCGGATGTGCTGAAATGCCTTGGTGACAACAAGAAGCACATGCGAGAATGCACATTGACTGCTCTAGATTCATGGGTTGCTGCTGCCCAACTCGACAAGATGGTTCCATATATTATAGTGACTTTGGGTGATCAGAAAACAGGTTCAGAAGGGCGAAAAGACCTTTTTGATTGGTTGTCTAAGCATGTTTCAAAAATGGGTGATCCATCTGAGGCTTTGCCTTTGTTGAAGCCTTCGGCATCTTCTTTGATG GATAAATCTTCTGAAGTCCGTAAAGCTGCTGAATCCTTTATGAATGAAATTCTTAAAATCTGTGGCCAAGAAGTG GTTGGAAGGAACCTAAAAGATTTGCCATCACCTACTTTGGCCATTGTAGCAGAGAGGTTGAAACTGACTACTGTACATGAAG GATTTTCTGAATCTGTCAAGATGGTGACAACAAGCATGAGCTTGCCATCAAAAGCTGGTTTGAAGAGCAGTAAACATGGTCCAAATGATCGTGGTTCTAATGTGGGCAAACCTGTGTCTCAA AGAGGACTTCCAGCAAGGGCATCTGTTACTATGGTTTCTTCTCAAGATCATCTACAATCCCAGGCATTATTTAACATAAGGGATTCAAACAAG GAAGAGCGGGAGAGACGTGTTTTGGTAAGGAAATTCAAGTTTGAAGAACCGCGCCGAGAGCAGATTGATGAATTAAAG ATTGATTTGTTTAAACATTTCCGAGAAGATGTAAGCTTGCGACTGTGGAACTCAGACTTTAAGAGGCAAATAGATGGTATCGAATTGCTACAAAAG GCACTTCCTTCAAGTGGGAAAGAAGTAATTGAGCTTCTTGACATACTATTAAGGTGGTTTGTCTTACGCTTTTGTGAATCTAACACAACATGTTTGCTGAAG GTCCTTGACTTTCTTCCAGAGCTGTTTGATCTTCTAAAAGACCAATCTTACATGTTAACAGAAGCTGAAGCTGcaatttttcttccttgccTTATGGAGAAG TCTGGTCATAACATTGAAAAAGTTAGGGAAAAAATGGGGGAGCTGATAAAGCAAATGGTCAACATTTATTCTCTTCCCAAACTACTTCCCTATGTTTTGGAGGGACTGCGATCCAAGAATAACCGGACTAGGATAGAATGTGTTGATATCATTGGATACTTCATGGACCATCATGGGACTGAG GTTGGTGGGTTGATGAAAAACTTGCCATCTGTTGCAGCACTGACAGCAGAGCGTGATGGTGAGATCAGGAAAGCTGCTCTTAATACACTTGCAACTGCCTACAAAAACCTCG GGGATGATGTATGGCGCTATGTTGGAAAACTCTCAGATGCCCAAAGGAGCATGCTTGATGATAGGTTCAAATGGAAG GCTAGGGAAATGGAAAAAAGGAGAGAAGGAAGGCCTGGTGATGCTCGAGCAGCTTTGAGACGTTCAGTTAGAGAGAATGG GTCTGACGTAGCAGAACAAAGTGGAGAAGTAGTTTCCCGTTCAGTAGCAGGGTCAATGATCTCAAG GGACAACTTTGGATATGCTGATGCTCATATGAATAGGCATATGGTTCCTAGGCAGATGCCAGCTGCAACTGGTCCTGCTGACTGGCGTGAAGCTCTTGAGATTGTTGCACTGGGTTTGCCTGAGCAG TCTGTTGAAGGCATGAAAGTCATATGCCATGAGCTAACCCAGGCGGCTGACCCTGAAAGCTCAGTGCTTGAAGATCTCATTAAGGAAGCTGACAGATTAGTTTCATGCTTGGCCGTTATG GTTCCAAAGACCTTCAATTTTAGCCTGTCTGGTGCATCTTCAAGATCTTGCAAATATGTTTTAAATACACTCATGCAG ACGTTTCAAATCAAACGTCTTGCTCATGCTGTGAAGGAGGGTACCCTGGACAACCTTATTACGGAGTTACTTCTTTGGCTTTTGGATGAAAGAGTTCCTCTTATGGATGATGGCAGTCAATTACTCAAAGCACTAAATGTTTTAATGCTTAAGATCCTG GATAATGCTGAGCGAACATCCTCTTTTGTTGTGCTAATTACTTTATTGAGGCCTTTGGACCCTTCAAGATGGCCATCACCTACACCAACAGAGTCTCTTGCTGTAAAGAATCAGAAGTTTTCAGACTTAGTTGTCAAATGTTTAATTAAGTTGACAAAG GTTCTTCAGAGTACAATCTATGAAGTTGACCTTGATCGAATTCTTCAGAGCATTCATATCTATTTACAAGAACTAGGAATGGAAGAAATACGTAAAAG GGCTGGTGCTGATGATAAGCCATTAAGAATGGTGAAAACTGTCTTGCATGAACTTGTCAAGCTTCGAGGGACGGCAATTAAAGGTCACCTTTCAATGGTTCCTATAGATGCTGAACCTCAGCCAATAATTCTAGCATACATTGATCTTAATCTTCAG ACCCTTGCAGCAGCTAGAATGTTGACACCATCGGGACCTATGGGTCAAACTCACTGGGGTGATGCTGCATCGAACAGTCCAAACCCATCTACTCACTCAGCTGATGCGCAATTGAAG CAAGAGCTTGCAGCTGTCTTCAAGAAAATTGGTGATAAGCAGACATGTACAATTGGTCTGTATGAACTCTATCGAATAACCCAGCTGTATCCAAAG GTTGACATATTCTCTCAGCTTCAGAATGCAAGTGAAGCATTTAGAACCTATATCAGAGATGGGCTAGCTCAG GTGGAGAAAAATGCGGCAGCTGGAAGAACACCCTCTAGTCTTCCATTATCCACGCCTCCTCCAATAGCAGCAATACCTTCTCCAAAATTTGCACCTTCTCCTGTTCATACAAAATCGATTAGTGGCAAAACAGAGTCTAACGAAGATGATGCCAGCGCTGAGGCACAACAGGCCTTCAGAGGAGACGATTCTAGATTACATTCTATGGACCAACAAACCGATAGATACCAGACTTCAG GGACATTGGATGCTCTTCGGGAAAGGATGAAAAGCATTCAAGCCGCAGCTGTAGGTCATTTCGATGGATCCCAGGCTCGGCCACTGGCAAGTATGAACGGAAGTAATATGCTCCATGCTGGGACACAATTGGATGGTGAACCCCAACAACAAAGTAATATTCCGCCCATGGATGAACGAGCTCTATCTGGGTTGCAAGCACGAATGGAGAGGCTAAAGAGTGGATCTATGGAACCACTATAG